The Leadbetterella byssophila DSM 17132 DNA window TTACCCTTACTACATAGGGAAAAGAAAGTTCTACAGGCTCTTTCTTATTCCGAATGTGTCCCACAGGTAATACATGCAGAGAATAATCTCCTTGTACTTGAATATATCAACGGAGAACCTCTACCTTTTTCTACCTTGGAAGATCTCTTCATAGTCATCTCCCAACTACCAAACCAAGGCAAATTACCTAAAGCCGAGCCTTATTATTTGTTTTCAGATGCTGAATATACCTTTCTCAAGAAGTTCAATACAAAATTGGCAGAAAAAGTAAGATCCCTGAGAAAAGACTATAGATATGAGGATGTTATTCATGGCGACTTAAAACCTGCAAACATCATTAAAGACCCTCAAGGGAATTTGAAGTTTATAGATTGGGAGTACGGAGGAAGTGGCGATAGATGTTGGGAAATGGCCATGTACTATTCAGAGTATCTCATGTCCATGAACTCCTGGCAAGAGATTCATACGCTATCACCCATTGATGATTTAGACCTCTTCCTTTACCTGAACCCGGAGATCCAACGAGGCCTAAGCCTGGTTAGAAGATATTTGGGGCCTGAATATCCAAAATTTGTCCAATTTTTGGGAGTTTGTATCCTGGGGAAAACCGTTTTTAGGTCAAAACACAAGGTATCCTCCATTCAGTCTCAATACTCCTATCGACTCAGTTCTGCACTATTATTAGACTATCATGTTAGCATTCTTTAAAGCTCTCGAAGATGCAGAGTTTCGTCCGGAAGGAAAAACCGTTCGACAACTGTATGAACTTTATTTGGGATCTGACCCACATAAAGAGAAAGGCAATATCTTGGCATCTCTAAATAAGCTCATCAAACCGGAGCTTGCAGAAGGCCGGATGCTAAAACCATTAGATAAAGCCCGGATCTTAGCGGAATCCAATGCGGAACCCCTGCTCTTGTTTCCAGGAGAATACTTACTAAGAGGAACAGAGCTTCTCTATTACAAAACAGCATATTGGCACGACAAGTCATTCTTTTACTTCTTCAAGAATAGAACTCGAAGTTACCCCTCTTCCCATCATGGGAGAATGTACTTCAATTTAACTCTAAGAGGCGCTCTGCACGCCCTGAAAGC harbors:
- a CDS encoding T3SS effector HopA1 family protein gives rise to the protein MLAFFKALEDAEFRPEGKTVRQLYELYLGSDPHKEKGNILASLNKLIKPELAEGRMLKPLDKARILAESNAEPLLLFPGEYLLRGTELLYYKTAYWHDKSFFYFFKNRTRSYPSSHHGRMYFNLTLRGALHALKALSQIPDQYFLVKCFYDASYFHRRDIIILTFPLFHFDFFLNWCKNYADQHPEHFREGVPYFLYNIRKGLGYGENPEHDKDSFGTQRVKVMKEFLDKGGSLNTFLKKKGYDPKAFYKNPGSPFSSLYEGW
- a CDS encoding phosphotransferase, with protein sequence MLISPDPAYLSFWLSHILKQTVTIQEVEKIRTGEKYILNLDNKFLIKQCLRDLDLPLLHREKKVLQALSYSECVPQVIHAENNLLVLEYINGEPLPFSTLEDLFIVISQLPNQGKLPKAEPYYLFSDAEYTFLKKFNTKLAEKVRSLRKDYRYEDVIHGDLKPANIIKDPQGNLKFIDWEYGGSGDRCWEMAMYYSEYLMSMNSWQEIHTLSPIDDLDLFLYLNPEIQRGLSLVRRYLGPEYPKFVQFLGVCILGKTVFRSKHKVSSIQSQYSYRLSSALLLDYHVSIL